A stretch of Clostridium sp. BJN0001 DNA encodes these proteins:
- a CDS encoding class I SAM-dependent methyltransferase, with product MFKYVSDISEIAHYIIDNFEESRNVAVDATLGNGHDTDFLQRRFKRVFAFDVQKNVCQNYNEKENKNVKVINDSHEKIKEYVKENCDVIMYNLGFLPGGEDKSITTKAETSLKSIIDGLTILNHGGMMSIAIYRGHSEGKNEEKVILNYLKEIPKGKYGVMYHSFFNRSDDAPLLVIVEKK from the coding sequence ATGTTTAAATATGTTTCGGACATCAGTGAAATAGCTCACTATATCATAGATAATTTTGAAGAGTCAAGAAATGTAGCAGTTGACGCAACTCTTGGAAACGGGCATGATACAGATTTTTTGCAGAGAAGATTTAAAAGAGTATTTGCATTTGATGTTCAAAAAAACGTATGCCAAAATTATAATGAGAAAGAAAATAAAAATGTTAAAGTAATAAATGACTCACATGAAAAAATAAAAGAATATGTAAAAGAAAATTGTGATGTTATAATGTATAACTTGGGATTTTTACCAGGGGGAGAAGATAAGTCTATAACAACAAAAGCTGAAACATCGCTTAAAAGTATTATAGATGGATTAACTATTTTAAATCATGGTGGAATGATGTCTATTGCAATATATAGAGGTCATAGCGAAGGAAAAAATGAGGAAAAAGTAATACTTAATTATTTAAAAGAGATTCCTAAAGGTAAATATGGGGTTATGTACCATTCATTTTTTAATAGGAGTGATGATGCACCACTGCTTGTAATTGTAGAGAAAAAATAA
- a CDS encoding rhodanese-like domain-containing protein, with protein MFGFLKKVDEKVINVNDIDSLIGKIDLIDIREDYEYRGGSIKSAKNIPMGKLLENPDKYMEKAKEYYIVCQSGSRSSRACSMLRRQGFDVVNVSGGVGSYAGSKRK; from the coding sequence ATGTTTGGATTTTTAAAAAAAGTTGATGAAAAAGTTATTAATGTTAATGATATAGATAGTCTTATAGGAAAAATAGACCTTATAGATATAAGAGAAGATTATGAGTATAGAGGTGGAAGCATAAAATCTGCTAAAAATATTCCGATGGGTAAGCTTTTAGAGAATCCAGATAAATATATGGAAAAAGCTAAAGAATATTATATTGTATGCCAGTCTGGTTCAAGGAGTAGCAGAGCATGTTCAATGCTTAGAAGACAAGGATTTGATGTTGTAAATGTTTCTGGCGGAGTAGGATCATATGCAGGATCAAAGAGAAAGTAA
- a CDS encoding glutamate synthase subunit beta yields the protein MGKPTGFLEYDREEGKNRDIDERLKDYNEFHLRLPLEKQQIQGARCMNCGVPFCQAGVLFKGMVSGCPIHNLIPEWNDLVYRGKWDLAYERLIKHNPFPEFTGRVCPAPCEAGCTEGLNGIPVSIKENERAIIDTAYENEIVKANAPLKRTGKKVAVIGSGPSGLAAADGLNKCGHKVTVFERSDRPGGLLMYGIPNMKLDKDVVLRRIRLMAEEGVKFVTNADIGKNYDAQKILDEFDAVVIATGASNPRDLNAEGREDVKSGIYFAVDFLKKNTKSLLDSNHEDNEFISAKDKNVIVIGGGDTGTDCVATALRHKCKSLIQYEIMGKPPVERAEDNPWPEWPKILKIDYGQDEYIKLYGKDPREYLTTVTKVYTDKDGKLESVDTVKVEWKMGDNGRRIPSQVEGSKKNVKAELILIAMGFLGSQDYLKEAFSVESDGRSNVKADFGKFETNVPKVFAIGDARRGQSLVVTAISEGLAVTKAVDKFLRK from the coding sequence ATGGGAAAACCAACAGGATTTTTAGAATATGACAGAGAAGAAGGCAAAAATAGAGATATAGATGAAAGATTAAAGGATTATAATGAATTTCATTTAAGACTTCCACTTGAAAAACAGCAGATTCAAGGAGCAAGATGCATGAATTGCGGAGTTCCTTTTTGCCAGGCTGGAGTTTTATTTAAGGGAATGGTATCAGGATGTCCTATTCATAACTTAATCCCAGAATGGAATGATTTAGTATACAGAGGAAAATGGGATCTTGCTTATGAAAGACTTATAAAGCATAATCCATTTCCAGAGTTTACAGGAAGAGTATGTCCTGCACCATGTGAAGCAGGATGTACAGAAGGATTAAATGGAATCCCTGTCTCAATAAAAGAAAATGAAAGAGCTATAATTGATACTGCATATGAGAACGAAATAGTAAAAGCAAATGCACCACTTAAGAGAACAGGTAAGAAAGTAGCTGTAATAGGATCAGGTCCTTCAGGACTTGCAGCAGCCGATGGTCTTAATAAGTGTGGACATAAGGTTACAGTATTTGAAAGAAGCGATAGACCAGGTGGATTATTAATGTATGGAATTCCTAATATGAAGCTTGATAAAGATGTTGTTTTAAGAAGAATAAGACTTATGGCTGAAGAAGGAGTTAAATTTGTAACAAATGCGGATATAGGTAAAAACTATGATGCACAGAAAATTTTAGATGAATTTGATGCAGTTGTAATTGCAACAGGTGCATCTAATCCAAGAGATCTTAATGCAGAGGGAAGAGAAGATGTTAAATCAGGAATTTACTTTGCTGTAGATTTCTTAAAGAAAAATACTAAGAGTCTTTTAGATTCAAATCATGAAGACAATGAATTTATTTCAGCAAAAGATAAGAATGTTATCGTAATAGGTGGTGGTGATACAGGAACTGACTGTGTTGCTACAGCATTAAGACACAAGTGCAAATCACTTATTCAGTATGAGATAATGGGAAAACCTCCAGTAGAAAGAGCAGAGGATAATCCATGGCCAGAATGGCCTAAAATCCTTAAAATTGACTATGGTCAGGATGAATATATAAAACTTTATGGAAAAGATCCAAGAGAATATTTAACTACTGTAACTAAAGTTTATACAGATAAAGATGGAAAACTTGAAAGTGTTGATACAGTTAAGGTTGAGTGGAAGATGGGAGATAACGGAAGAAGAATTCCATCTCAAGTTGAAGGATCTAAGAAAAATGTAAAAGCAGAACTTATTTTAATAGCAATGGGATTCTTAGGATCACAGGATTATTTAAAAGAAGCATTTAGCGTTGAATCAGATGGAAGAAGTAACGTAAAAGCAGACTTTGGAAAATTTGAAACTAATGTACCTAAAGTATTTGCAATAGGAGATGCTAGACGTGGACAGTCACTTGTTGTAACTGCAATAAGTGAAGGATTAGCAGTAACAAAAGCTGTTGATAAATTTCTTAGAAAATAA
- a CDS encoding MFS transporter, which translates to MKIKNNYNYTVYACFIGYITQAIVNNFLPLLFVTLNKQYNIPLDKITFIIALNFSIQLIIDLFSAVFIDKIGYRASVIIAHIFSSLGLILLAILPNALENPYIGIVISASLYAVGGGIIEVMISPIVEACPTNDKSAKMSLLHSFYCWGQAGVILFSTLFFAFFGLNNWAILSVLWAMIPIFNTILFFKVPIKALNEENESMPVKHLMRNKLFYILIILMICAGACEQAVSQWASYFAEKGLNVNKNIGDLLGPCFFALLMGSSRLLYSKKSSKVSLKKFMILSGILCIISYLMISLSTNSVIGLLGCGLCGLSVGILWPGTFSMSAERIKGGGTFMFALLAFGGDVGCSSGPFVVGIVTQMFSGDIKKGIFSALIFPVVLIFSLLFIKRSKE; encoded by the coding sequence ATGAAAATAAAAAATAATTACAATTATACAGTTTATGCATGTTTTATAGGTTACATAACTCAGGCAATAGTTAATAATTTTTTACCTCTTTTATTTGTAACTTTAAATAAGCAGTATAACATACCCCTTGATAAAATAACATTTATAATAGCACTAAATTTTTCAATACAGCTTATAATAGATTTATTTTCAGCTGTATTTATAGATAAGATAGGGTATAGAGCTTCAGTTATAATAGCTCATATTTTTTCTTCATTAGGTCTGATACTTTTAGCTATTCTTCCAAATGCTTTAGAAAATCCATATATAGGCATAGTAATTTCGGCTTCTTTATATGCAGTTGGTGGTGGAATAATAGAAGTAATGATAAGCCCTATAGTGGAAGCATGTCCAACAAATGATAAATCAGCGAAGATGAGTCTTCTACATTCATTTTATTGTTGGGGACAAGCAGGAGTTATACTTTTTTCTACATTGTTTTTTGCATTCTTTGGACTTAATAATTGGGCAATATTATCAGTATTATGGGCAATGATTCCGATTTTTAATACAATATTATTCTTTAAGGTGCCTATAAAGGCATTAAATGAAGAAAATGAAAGTATGCCTGTAAAGCATCTTATGAGAAATAAACTATTTTACATTTTAATTATATTAATGATATGTGCTGGTGCATGTGAACAAGCAGTAAGCCAGTGGGCATCATATTTTGCAGAAAAAGGATTAAATGTTAATAAAAATATAGGAGACTTATTAGGACCATGTTTTTTTGCTTTGTTAATGGGTAGCTCAAGGCTTTTATATTCTAAAAAAAGTAGTAAGGTAAGCCTTAAAAAGTTTATGATTTTAAGCGGAATTCTCTGTATAATAAGCTATTTAATGATATCGCTTAGTACAAATTCAGTAATAGGATTATTAGGTTGTGGATTATGTGGATTATCTGTTGGAATACTTTGGCCAGGAACATTTTCTATGTCAGCTGAGAGAATAAAGGGTGGAGGAACATTTATGTTTGCACTTCTTGCTTTTGGAGGAGACGTTGGATGCTCTAGTGGACCTTTTGTAGTAGGAATTGTTACACAGATGTTTTCAGGAGATATAAAAAAAGGTATATTTTCAGCATTAATATTTCCAGTAGTGCTTATTTTTTCTCTACTCTTTATAAAAAGAAGTAAAGAATGA
- a CDS encoding FAD-dependent oxidoreductase, which produces MKKKILIVGGVAGGASAAARLRRNSEKDEIIMFERGPHVSFSNCALPYHLSGVIKSPERLVLMSPEKFKKQYNIEARVNSEVISIDRKNKTVNVKNMITHEIYKENYDKLILSPGAHPIVPKINGIEKVNVFTVRNVLDIDKLNRFVMEIKTKDIAVIGGGFVGVEVAENLREAGYKVSLIEAGEQILRPFDYDMVQILHKEIYDNGINLIVNDKVESFEDDAVVLSSGRKIEAKAVVMAIGVLPEVALAKEAGIELGLTGAIKVDKNYKTNDDDIYAVGDAIEVYNSLTHSMMKLSLAGPAQKAARSVADDINNKSTLNKGYIGSSAIKVFDYNAAATGLNESLIKVLGMKINYDVVNVILSDKVSIMKDSSPIHFKMLIEKETGKILGAQAIGKGDTTKRIDIIATAIKFGATVEDLKDLELCYAPPFSTAKDVVNYAGYVGSNLLNGDFKQVTVSKVRELAESNEYIIDVRERNEYENGHIKNAVNIPLSELRERVNEIPSDRPVYLHCRTGQRSYNAVRALQNLGFTNVYNIAGSFLGLSFYEYFNDKTKNREPIVTEYNFK; this is translated from the coding sequence ATGAAAAAGAAGATACTTATAGTAGGAGGAGTTGCAGGTGGTGCATCAGCAGCAGCAAGACTTAGAAGAAACAGCGAAAAAGATGAAATAATAATGTTTGAAAGAGGACCTCATGTATCATTTTCAAACTGTGCACTTCCTTATCACTTAAGTGGAGTAATTAAATCACCTGAAAGACTCGTACTAATGAGTCCTGAAAAGTTTAAAAAACAATATAATATTGAGGCAAGAGTAAATAGTGAAGTAATCTCAATTGATAGAAAGAATAAAACTGTAAATGTAAAGAACATGATTACGCATGAAATATATAAAGAAAATTATGATAAGCTTATTTTATCACCAGGAGCACATCCTATTGTGCCTAAAATTAATGGGATTGAAAAAGTGAATGTATTTACAGTAAGAAATGTTTTAGATATTGATAAATTAAATAGATTTGTTATGGAAATAAAAACTAAGGATATTGCAGTTATAGGTGGAGGATTTGTAGGAGTTGAAGTAGCTGAAAATCTAAGAGAAGCTGGATACAAAGTATCACTTATAGAAGCAGGAGAACAGATTTTAAGACCGTTTGATTATGATATGGTTCAAATACTGCATAAAGAAATTTATGATAATGGAATAAACCTTATAGTAAATGATAAAGTTGAAAGCTTTGAAGATGATGCTGTAGTTCTTTCAAGTGGAAGAAAGATTGAAGCAAAGGCAGTAGTAATGGCAATAGGAGTATTACCAGAAGTAGCTCTTGCAAAAGAAGCGGGGATAGAACTTGGATTAACTGGAGCGATAAAAGTTGACAAAAATTATAAGACTAATGATGATGATATTTATGCAGTAGGGGACGCTATTGAAGTATATAATAGCCTTACTCATTCTATGATGAAATTATCTCTTGCAGGTCCTGCACAAAAAGCTGCAAGAAGTGTTGCTGATGATATTAACAACAAGAGTACATTAAATAAAGGATATATAGGATCATCTGCAATTAAAGTATTTGATTATAATGCAGCCGCAACAGGACTTAATGAATCACTAATAAAAGTTCTTGGAATGAAAATAAATTATGATGTAGTAAATGTTATACTTTCAGATAAAGTTTCAATAATGAAGGATTCATCACCTATACATTTTAAGATGCTGATAGAAAAAGAAACAGGAAAAATTTTAGGAGCTCAGGCTATAGGAAAAGGTGATACTACAAAAAGAATTGATATAATAGCTACAGCTATAAAGTTTGGAGCAACTGTAGAGGATCTTAAGGATCTTGAATTATGTTATGCACCACCATTTTCAACTGCAAAGGATGTTGTAAATTATGCAGGATATGTTGGCTCAAATTTATTAAATGGGGATTTCAAGCAGGTTACTGTATCTAAAGTGCGTGAACTTGCTGAAAGTAATGAGTATATTATTGATGTAAGGGAAAGAAATGAATACGAGAATGGGCATATTAAAAATGCAGTAAATATTCCATTAAGCGAGCTAAGAGAAAGAGTGAATGAAATTCCGAGCGATAGACCAGTATATCTTCACTGCAGAACAGGTCAGAGAAGTTATAATGCGGTTAGGGCTCTTCAGAATTTAGGATTTACTAATGTATATAACATTGCAGGAAGTTTTCTTGGATTATCATTTTATGAATATTTTAATGATAAGACTAAAAATAGAGAACCAATAGTCACAGAATATAATTTTAAATAA
- a CDS encoding NADP-dependent isocitrate dehydrogenase, with translation MEKIKMSNPIVEMDGDEMTRIVWGTIKKELLTPFIDLNTEYYDLGLKHRDETDDKVTVDASNAIKKYKVGVKCATITPNAARVTEYNLKKMWKSPNGTIRSILDGTVFRAPIVVKPIKPYIKSWKNPITIARHAYGDIYKSVEMKIPKKGKCELVFTAEDGTEERKLIHNFDAPGVVCGMHNMINSIENFAKTCFQYAVDTKQDLWFAAKDTISKQYDHTFKDIFQDLYDNEYKEKFESLGIKYYYSLIDTAVSKIIKCSGNVIWACKNYDGDVMSDMLATAFGSLAMMTSILVSPEGNYEYEAAHGTVQDQYYDYLDGKETSTNSIATIFAWTGAIRKRGEFDKNSDMINFANALEKACIDTVEQGTMTGDLAVIAEGVTVNKVDTFGFIKAIRENLEKILSK, from the coding sequence ATGGAAAAAATTAAAATGTCAAATCCAATAGTTGAGATGGACGGAGATGAGATGACAAGGATAGTATGGGGCACAATTAAAAAAGAATTGTTAACTCCATTCATTGATTTAAATACAGAGTATTATGATTTAGGATTAAAACATAGAGATGAAACTGACGATAAGGTTACAGTTGATGCATCTAATGCAATAAAGAAGTATAAAGTAGGAGTTAAATGTGCAACAATTACTCCAAATGCTGCAAGAGTTACTGAATATAATTTGAAAAAAATGTGGAAAAGTCCTAATGGAACTATAAGATCAATTCTTGATGGTACAGTATTTAGAGCACCTATAGTAGTTAAACCTATAAAACCTTACATAAAATCATGGAAAAATCCTATAACTATAGCAAGACATGCATATGGTGATATTTATAAATCAGTTGAAATGAAAATACCTAAAAAAGGAAAATGTGAACTCGTTTTTACAGCAGAAGATGGAACAGAAGAAAGAAAACTTATACATAATTTTGATGCTCCAGGTGTTGTATGCGGTATGCATAATATGATAAATTCAATAGAAAATTTTGCAAAAACATGTTTTCAGTATGCAGTAGATACAAAGCAGGATTTATGGTTTGCAGCAAAAGATACTATTTCAAAACAGTATGATCATACATTTAAAGATATATTTCAGGATTTATATGACAATGAATATAAAGAGAAATTTGAAAGCTTAGGCATAAAATATTATTATTCATTAATAGATACAGCTGTTTCAAAGATTATAAAATGTAGTGGAAATGTTATATGGGCATGTAAAAATTATGATGGAGATGTTATGAGTGATATGCTTGCAACTGCATTTGGTTCTCTTGCTATGATGACTTCAATTCTTGTGTCTCCAGAAGGAAATTATGAATATGAAGCAGCACATGGAACAGTACAGGATCAGTACTACGACTATTTAGATGGAAAAGAAACATCAACAAATTCAATAGCAACAATATTTGCATGGACAGGAGCTATAAGAAAAAGAGGAGAATTTGATAAAAACTCTGATATGATAAATTTTGCTAATGCTCTTGAAAAGGCATGTATAGATACAGTTGAACAGGGAACAATGACAGGCGACTTAGCAGTAATTGCTGAAGGAGTAACTGTAAATAAAGTAGATACATTTGGCTTTATAAAAGCAATTAGAGAAAATTTAGAGAAAATTCTTTCTAAATAA